ACAAAAAGCAACTAGTTGGGCTTGCACCTCGGGCAACGATAGAGGCAAGTAGCCCACAGGCCCACGCGGCGCTAGCCAAGTGGGCCGAGGACTACAGACGATAGCGTGACCCGAACGCCACTTGCAGCTTTATGGGTAGTTTAAAGTCTGTTGATAAGGCGTGAAGGGGGCCCGCCAACTTTTAAAACATAATCACCATTGCCTTATTGGCCTATTGAAACTACTTTTACCAAACTATTATTTACCATGCTACGATTAATACTGATGCGCCATGCCAAAAGCAGTTGGGACGACCGTTCGATTGCCGATTTTGACCGTCCACTCAACAAAAGAGGAATGAAAAATGCGCCGGAAATGGGAAAATTTCTTCATTCGATTGGAATTCGTGTTGATTTAGCCTTGTGCAGTTCGGCAAAACGGACCCGACAAACCCTGGAATTACTATCGGAACAACTTCATGTGGCGGAGGTTAAATTTTGTTTGGAAATGTATGAAGCCACCATGGGAACGGTTTTAAGCTTGGTTCAGGAACAGGGCAATCGAAGTGCGCTTTTGTTGGTTGGACATAATCCGTGGATTTCGTATTTGGCCATGTATCTAAGTAAAACTATGGTTGAAGAATTTCCGACAGCAGGGGTTCTATGTTTGGATTTTCAGTTGGCAGAATGGAAAGATATTCAACCCAAAAGTGGTCAGATTGTTTTTAAAAAATTTCCGAAAGAATTGTGAGTAAAGGCTGAAACATACAGAGGTTGGAATCGGTTTAACATGGTTACTATGCAATTGACCAAGAGTATTCAGCAATTTCAGAAGATTGAGTTTTTTT
This genomic interval from Bacteroidia bacterium contains the following:
- a CDS encoding histidine phosphatase family protein, with translation MLRLILMRHAKSSWDDRSIADFDRPLNKRGMKNAPEMGKFLHSIGIRVDLALCSSAKRTRQTLELLSEQLHVAEVKFCLEMYEATMGTVLSLVQEQGNRSALLLVGHNPWISYLAMYLSKTMVEEFPTAGVLCLDFQLAEWKDIQPKSGQIVFKKFPKEL